In Candidatus Eisenbacteria bacterium, the genomic stretch GCTGACGCCGCTTGTCTCTTTTGTCCTTGAGCTTTCAACATCTATCATCTTTTGGCCGCCAGGGTATTCCGTTACTGCGGCCTCTATCAGGCGGGCCATCTTCTCGGTTACTTCCTTTATCCTCAGAGCATCCTTCTCAATCTTCTTCATTCTCTCCACAACGCTCGCGTCGTACTTCTCTTTAGTCATCGATACAAACTGGGAATTGCCGACGATAGATGCAAGTGGGTTGTTTATGGCATGGTTGAGGGCAATCACGGTCTGTGTCACCGCTGCCAGTCTTTCAGATTTCACCAGTTCATCCTGGGTAGACTTGAGATTCTCATATGCCAGCTTCAACTCCTCGAATAGCCCGGCGTTCTCAATCGCTACGCCTGCCTGACTCGCCAGAGTCGAGAGAAGCTCCAAATCCTCGAACGAGTAAGCGCGTTCCTTTGTGTAGTTCTGGACACACATCACTCCGGTCACTCTCTCGCCCGAAAACATAGGAACGCCCAACCACGACTGGGCATTGCGGCCAATAGCGTCAACTCCAAGTTCAATGCATTTCTGCTCAACATTACACGGTATGTTTAGCGGTTTAGCAGTCCTTATTATGTGCTCGGTAAGGCCGTTTGCGAACTTTCGTTGTGTCTTTCTCTCTCTCTTTGTTCCTTCGTCGATGTAGATTGGGAACTGGATTTCGTTTCTTTCTTGGTCGAATATGGCGATATAGAAACTCGAGGCATCCATGAGTGTCCCGGCCTGCTTGTGGATGAGGTCGAGGAGCTCATCCAGTCTCAACGTCGAACTTATTGCCTGCCCAATCCGGCTGAGTGCCGCGAGTTGAGCTATCTTCCTCTCTTTCTCGCTGAAGAGTCTTCCATTTTGAAGCGCAATTGCTATTTGCGTGCCCATCGAACTGAGGAGCTCAACGTCCTCCCTGGAGAACTTGAGTCCTTTCCGACCTCCACAGGAGAGTGCCCCGATGAGTCTGTTTTTTGCGCTCAAGGGAACGCAAACATACTCTCTTACGCCGATCTCCCTGGCATGAGGAGCGGTGAGTCTGCTGTCGGACGCAAGGTCCTCCACAACCTCCGGCTTCCCGGACTGGGCAACCCTTCCAGCTATACCTTCTCCAATATTGAGCACTGAAGCTTCCTTTGCCAACCGTGGAGGAATGCCTATTTGAGCGGCAAGACTAAGCTTCTGCCCGTCTTCGTCGAGAAGGTAGAGTGCTGCTGCTTCGGTGCCCATGGCCGAGGCCACCTTTGTCAATCCCTCATTCAAGATTACGTCCAGGTCCAGGGATTGGCTTGCTGTATCAGCAAGCGAATAAAGTACAGAGAGGTCTCTGTTTTTTCTGATGAGCTCCTCCTGCAATGTTCGTTCGACCGTGATGTCTCTGATTGAGGCAATTGACTTGTCTGTTCCAGAAATAAGCCTTACAGCTATATTGGCTAGCCTTTCTTCTCCTGACTTCGTCAGAAACGTGAATTGATATTCATTCGGGATGGAAGAGTCGCCGGACCTTCTCCCTTTGTGATATCCAAGAATCCTCTTTTTCTCTGCCTCAGGAAGGAAGTCGGTGATCATCATCTTTCCTTCTATTTCTTCTTTTGAATACCCAAAGATCTTCACGAACTCCGCATTAACAGACTCAAGAGTTGTGTCACCGCGCACGATTGCGGAGCCACTTGTCGAATACTCAAAAACTGCCTCGTACTTTGTCGCGGCCGACTTGGCCTCGCCTTCAAGCCGCTTCAACTGGGTGAGTTCTTCAGGCATAAGTGTTTCCTTTCGGCATAGTTATCGGCAAAACAGTTAGAAATCCGAAGCTTAATCTGATTGGGACTGAAACAGCAGGGAAGTCGGTGGATCCGGGCGGGGAACTCATTCCTGAAGGTTGCGGAAACGCGAAGTCTCTATCTCAGGATTGCAAGTTTCCTCATGTAAACCTCCTTCTTTCCTCCTGAGCGGGCCTCTACTCGAACAAGATAAAGACCGGATACTGCTTTGGTACCGTCCCATGCAAATTCATTATCCGTCGCTCCTGCGAAATCTCTGGTCTCTTTCCAGACGACTCCGCCTGAGACCGTGAGAACACTTGCTTCAATAGTCGCATTCTTGTTCAAGAAGAACCTTATTTTTGTCCCCGCCGAGGTTGGATTGGGATAGCAGTAAAGGTTCTCGACAAGCGGGGATTCGGGAAGAACCTTTGGCGATGGGAAAAGCGAATCGGGGTAGTAACCTCTCCTCGCTGAGTTCTGTAGAAATGTCGGCCAGGGTGATTTTCCTGCGCTATTCAAGGGAAGCTCCCAAAGGTAGAAGAACCCATCATCGCTGCCCGCTCCCAGCTCCTGTTTCCCGTTTCCATCAAGGTCGCCGAACACCGGGGTCGAATTGACAGGTCCGCCGCACGTGAGGGGAAAGCCGGGGAGCTTTTTGCCGTCCCCTTTGAAGCCGTGAATAAGTCCATCCGGCGAGCCAACAATGATCCCGAGGCCGCCGTCAACGTCAACGATTATGGGTGACGAAGAAATCTCCCCGGAGCTGGAGATTTCGATCGGGAATCCGGTTACATGGGTGCCATTATGGTTGAACGCGTAGAGTTTTTTCCCTGATGCCACCACTACGTCCAGAAAACCGTCATTGTTAACGTCGCCGAGCGCAGGCGACGGAATGACGTACAGGTTCTGAAATGGGTCTCCCGAAAGCGAAACCGGCCAGCCGGCCGCAACGGCTCCTGAGATTTTTACTGCGGTCAGCGTGTTCTCAGGAGTTATGAAAATAATTTCAGGCACGTTATCTCTGTCGATGTCGCCGATCGATGGAGAAGAGCTCGCAAGTCCGAGCCTCGGAGTCAGGTGCGGACTTCCAGGATATTGAGTTCCGTCCATTTTCACGAAGAAGACCCTTCCATCACCCGAGACCGCTATGATCTCCTTCTTCCCGTTCACGTCAATGTCGTAAGATGAAGGCGTCGCCCT encodes the following:
- a CDS encoding GAF domain-containing protein, translated to MPEELTQLKRLEGEAKSAATKYEAVFEYSTSGSAIVRGDTTLESVNAEFVKIFGYSKEEIEGKMMITDFLPEAEKKRILGYHKGRRSGDSSIPNEYQFTFLTKSGEERLANIAVRLISGTDKSIASIRDITVERTLQEELIRKNRDLSVLYSLADTASQSLDLDVILNEGLTKVASAMGTEAAALYLLDEDGQKLSLAAQIGIPPRLAKEASVLNIGEGIAGRVAQSGKPEVVEDLASDSRLTAPHAREIGVREYVCVPLSAKNRLIGALSCGGRKGLKFSREDVELLSSMGTQIAIALQNGRLFSEKERKIAQLAALSRIGQAISSTLRLDELLDLIHKQAGTLMDASSFYIAIFDQERNEIQFPIYIDEGTKRERKTQRKFANGLTEHIIRTAKPLNIPCNVEQKCIELGVDAIGRNAQSWLGVPMFSGERVTGVMCVQNYTKERAYSFEDLELLSTLASQAGVAIENAGLFEELKLAYENLKSTQDELVKSERLAAVTQTVIALNHAINNPLASIVGNSQFVSMTKEKYDASVVERMKKIEKDALRIKEVTEKMARLIEAAVTEYPGGQKMIDVESSRTKETSGVS